The Pirellulales bacterium sequence GCAATGACGGCGGCCAATTCCTTCTGGTGCGCGACCTGGAAAATCTCCTTCTGCTGCTTCTGCGAGCCGAAGGGTCCGACATCTTTAATCGCACCGATCATGTAGTCGCCGAAACCGCGCGGCAGGGCGTTGGCATCGACCAGCGCCGCCAAATAAAGCGCCTTCTGCGTGCGCGGCACGCGAATCACCCCGCCGGCGTCGATTTCGAAGTCGTTCAATTTCGCCTTCCCGAACGCCCCTTGGATTGCAACGAGTTGGGTGGACGGGATCGGATTTCCCCCAAACAGAAAGTCATCTGGGCTCGACGTTTGATGGTTGAATAAATACCCCAGGCTCACGACCAGCACGGCCAGCAACAGCCCGGCCGTGATCCGCGCGCCGGGCGTCATCGAGCGAAACAGATCGGTGATCTGAGCGATCGCTTTGTTGAGAAAGTCCATGGTGGGCGGCCAAATCCAGTTTCGTGACTCAGGAAATGTAGCAGGCAGACTCCGTGTGCCGTCCGGTCCGCGTCGTCACGGCACACGGAGTGTGCCTATTACCTAAATCTGAATCCCCTTGATCTCTTGAAATGCCGAGGTGAGTTTATTTCGAATCTGCATCATCATGCGGAAAGCGATATCGGCCTTTTGCACGGCGGTGAGCACTTGCGCCGGATCGACGTCGCCGCCGGTGAACAAGTTTTCGACCGCGTGATCGGCGTCTTGCTGCATTGTGTTAACCTGCTTGATCGAATCGAGCAGGAGATTCTTGAACGACCCTTCGCCCGATTCCTTCGCAGCTCCCGCGCCGCCGAGCGAGGCGGCGCCGAGCGGCGCCGCGGCGGATGAAGCAGCCGTGCTAAGTTTGCCTATCGTGTTCATGGTTCACCGTATAGGGCACGCTGTGCGTGCCGGCGCTGCTGGTGGTTCTGGCACGCATGGCGTGCCCTACGTCGCTTATCCGATAATTTTCAATGCCTGGCCGAACATGCTCTTGCTGGCTTCGATTACGCCGATGTTCGCTTCATAGGCTCGCGTGGCGTTGAGCGAGTCGACGAATTCCGTGGTCATGTCGATATTGGGATAGGCGACGTAGCCCTTGTGCGGGCCTTCGTGCTGGGCATCGGGATGCCCCGGTTGGTATCGCCAGAGCGGCTCCTTCTGCGACGTCTCGACGGAATCGACGCGAACTCCGACGGCCCCTTCCGGCGTCTTGGTCTGCTCGTCGGTCTTGAAAACGACGAACCGAGGCTGATAAGGGACCGCTTCCCCCGCCTCGTTGCGCGTGGTCGAAAGATTCGCGATATTGCCCGAGATCGCGTCCATGCGGGTGCGCTGGGCGATGAGCGCGCTGGTGCTGATATCGAGAGAGGTGAACATGCGACGTCCCTGTCGAGTATGATCGTGTGGCTCGGTTTTATGGTCGTAGCGGACGCTGCCAGCGTCCGTGCCGACGTTAGCAGCGTCGGCTACGCTTGTTCGCTGATCGCGGATTGGAGCAGCCGGAACTGATTGGTCATGATCGTCACGGCCAGGTTGTATTGCATTTGATTCTTGGTCAATTCGGCGACCTGCCGTTCGAGGTCGTTATCGCTCTGGTCGTGATAGACTAGGCTCTTCATCGTTTCGCGCACGCCGGCAAACGGGTCTTCGCTGTCGGCGGCTGTTCCCCCGAGCGGGTTGGCGCCTCCCGGTTCCGCGGCCTGTTGGTGGCGAGTTTCGATCGCCTCTTTCAGTTGGCTCTGGAATAGGGCGGGCGACAAATCCTTGGCCCGGTAGCCGGGCGTGTCGAGGTTGGCGATATTGCCCGCCAGCACGTTGTGCCGCGCCTCGCTGAACCCGATCACCTTCTCGAGTATGGGGATTGTGGTCGAATTGAATAACGTCGGGAGCATCTCATTCCTTCGGATTAACGCAACTGCCGTGCCGCGCGCGTCGGCGGCGCTTTCTCGGCCGGCCGGCGGCGATTCACATCGACGCAATTTGCGAATTATTGCGAGCTTGCGTCATCTCGCTAGACTCCTTCGCTCCGCTTGATTCGTAAAATCTGTGTCTCACAGGCGCCGACGATCGGCATTTCCTGCGCGTCTCGAATCGGCAGATTTTGCCGGATCGCGCCGAATGGTAAACCATCACGGCACAAGTGCCGCGGCTAACGACTCACTCCGAACAATGTCAAATCTTTCGTACTTCGTACTTAGCACTTTGTACTTCACCAAATGCTTTCGCTCGCGGAGCATATCCATAGGCTTTAAGCTTTCCCGACAGCGTGCGAATGCCAATCCCCAGGGCCTGCGCCGTTTTGGCTCGATGGCCGTTGAATCGTTCGAGCGTCGCTTCGATCAGCTTCCGTTCCATGTCATCGAGATTCAGGCCGACTTCGATTGAATCGTCCGTCGCCGACGCGATCGGTCTTTGATGCCCGGCCGTGCCGGCTGGCCCATCGATCAACCAGTCGCGCAGTTCGTCGGCTGAGATCGGATTGCCCAGATTCAGCACGCTGGCCCGCGTAATGATGTTTTCTAGCTCGCGCACGTTGCCGGGCCAACGGTAGTTGATCAACAAATCCAGCGCGCCGCGCTCCAGGGCGCACGGTTCGCGGTGCAGCCGCGCAGCCGCCCGCCAGAGAAAATGCTCGGCCAATTCGGCGACGTCCTCGCGGCGTTCGCGCAGCGGCGGGACCACCAGCGGCACGACGGCGAGCCGGTAATACAGGTCCTCGCGAAACCGGCCGGCCGCGACCTCCTGCCGCAGGTCGCGGTTCGTCGTGGCCAACACACGGACGTCGACTTCGCGCGTCGCGCTCGAGCCGACCTTCTCGAACGTCCGCTCTTGCAGCACGCGGAGCAGCTTGGCCTGCAAGCTCAGATCGATCTCGGTGATTTCGTCGAGCAGGATCGTGCCGCCGTCGGCCAATTCGAAACGCCCCGTCCGCGGGTTATCCGCCCCGGTGAATGCGCCCCGCTCATGGCCGAACAATTCGCTTTCCATGAGATGAACCGAGAGCACGGGGCAATTCAGGCTGACCAGCGGCGCCGCGGCGCGGTCGCTGGCGGCATGCACCGAGCGGGCGACGAGTTCCTTTCCCGTGCCGCTTTCGCCGGTGATGAGCACCGTCTCGGACGTCCGGGCGACCTGCTGGATCCTCGATCGCATGGCTTGCATCGCCTGGCTGGCGCCGATCATCGTGACCGGCCCGAATTGGCCCGGCTGCTGCACCGTCGGTCGCCGATCGAGCAGCCGACCATGTTGGATCGCTCGGGCGACAAGCTGCTCGAGCTGCTCGACGTCGAAGGGCTTTTCGATATAGTCGAACGCCCCGTGCCGCATCGCATCGACAGCCGAGGCGACGGAAGCGTGCGCCGTGACCATCAGCACCTGTGCTCCGTGCGGCCGGCGCTCGAGATGATGAATGAATTCCAAGCCGCTCATGCCCGGCATTTGCAAATCGGTGATCACGACGTCGAAGCTCTCGCGCTCGAGCCCTTTCAGGGCCTCGGCCGCGCTCGCCAGGCACTCCACCTGATGGCCGGCATGCCGTAGCACGTCGGCCATCGATTCGCGGGCCTGAAGGTGATCGTCGACGACCAACACCCGGCCGGCGACGGACGGCGTTGCGACGGCAAGTTCGATCGTTTTAGCGTTCATGCGGCGGCCTCCAAACGGCGCGTCGGAATTCGAATGGTAAACGCGGCGCCCCCTTCTGGGCAGTTCGCGGCCGCGACGTCGCCACCGTGAACTTCGGCGATCCGGTCGACGATGGCCAAGCCGAGCCCCGTGCCGTTGCTCTTGGTGGTGAAAAACGGTTCGAAGGCCCGTCGTTGGGCTTGCTCGGAAAGGCCCGGTCCCGTGTCGGCGATCTCAAGTTCCAGCCCGTCGGGACCAAAATATGTGGTGATGAACAACCGCCCGCCGTCGGGCATCGCGTCCAGAGCATTGAGCGACAGGTTGAGGACAGCGCGGCGGAGCATCTCGCGATCGGCCGTGACCATCTGCTGGTGCGGCACGTCGAGGATCGTTTCGATGGATTGCGCGACAAACTGCGGCGCCAAAGAGCCGAGCACTTCCTCGACAAGGTTCCGCACTTCAATCCGCTGCCAGCAAGGATCGCGATCGGCCGTGAATTGCAACAGATCGTTGACGGTCGCTTCGAGGTCCATGAAGCCGACGGCGATTTTCTCGACGATGTCGCGACTTCCCGAATCGTCCGAGAGCCGTCGCCGCAAGAGACTCAAATAGAGCGTCACCGGCACCAGGCTGTTGCGGACCTCATGGGCCACGTGCGAGGCCATCTGGCCGATATCGGCCAGGCGGCTCTTGCGGGCCAACTCGCGGTTCTTGATCTCCAGCTCGTGCGTGAGCCGCTGCACTTCGTTGCGCAGGGCCTCATGGGTTTGCTCCAGCCGCACCGTAGCGCCGTGCCAGGCCGCCAAGACGGTTTCCAGATCGGCGCTGGCGTCGAGCGATGTCGGATCTGCGAACGTCAGGGAACGTGTCATGGTCTCAACTTTCCGAGGAGAGGTCGAGTTGACGGAATTCGAATGCGGGATGGTCGCTATAGGCGCTGCGGGCCACGGCCGCCTGCTGAATGCCCTCCAATTGGGTGGCCACGCGGTCGCGGTGCGCCATCAATCGCGACTCGCTCCGCTTCTCTTGCTCGACGACCTCGGCCAGCAGGATTTCGCAACGGCCCGCGAGTTCGGCGCAGCGGTCGCGATCGGCGGGGGTGCGCCAAACGCGTTCAGCCGGGTTTTGGTTTCGGTAGGGGTCCATTAGACGTTCAATTTCTTGTAGTCCATTCAAGAGCCGCTGCTTGCTCGACAGGAGCTTGAGCAGTTGTGTCATTTCGCCCCCTTCGATCAATTCAGTCTGCCGCTGGCCCACGTCGCGCAGTTGCAGCAATAGATCGTGCTTCTTGCCGACCAGACTGGCCAAAATGTCGGTGGTGAATTGCATGGGGACTACAAGCTCGCGTACCAATCGAGGATTCGCGACCATTGGTCGCGAGTGTAATTCGTCGTCTCCGTGAATGGGGCGTCGAGGCTGATCCGGGTGAGCATCACTTTCGCCTGCTCCAGTGTGTGGCGGGCTTCGTCCGCCCTGCCCAGGCGGCGATAGCAAGCCGCGATTTGCATCAGCGCGTCCAGCACTTCGGGCTGATGCTGATAGCGGTTTGTGGCGGCCTCGTAAGCCCGAATCGCATCGTCGTAGCGCCCCATCTCGTAGAAGGCGGCTCCGCGGGCGAAGTAGCAGTTCCGCAAGATGGCCTGATCGGAGGCCTCGAGTTCCGTTTGCTCCTGCCGGCGGGTAAGGATGTCCTGCACTTGCTCGTATTGGGCAATCGCCGCGCCCAAGAGCTGCTGCATTTGCTTGTTGTGCTCGATTCGCGAGGTTTCGATCGTGTCGCCATCCAGCTTTTCTCGTGGGACCCGCGCACTACGGCGGTAGGCCTCGGCGATCAGGTAGCGGGCGTCGATCAGTTGCGGCGAATCGGGATAACGCTCGACGTATTCCTCGAGTCGCGGGATCGCCTCTTCATCGCGTCCTTCGACTTCGAGCAACGATCCCAAGGCGAACAGCGAATCGCGCCATTCAAGGCTCTTCGGCGTGAGGCCGCCATCTTCGAGATTCTCGCGGAGCAGCTTTTCCGCCTCTTTGGCTTCCCCTTTTTCGACATGTGCTTTGGCGGCCAGCAGGCGGGCACTATAACTGGCCGCGTCGGAGGCATAAGCGGCGATGCATTCGTTCAGGGCCTCAAGCGCCCGGTCGAAGTTCTCCAGCGCCAACTGCGCCGTGCCAAGGTTCAGGAGTGCACGGGGCCGCCGCCTCCGCAATTCGTACCGCAAGTATTCCTCCAACATCCGGACGGCTCCCCGGAAATCGTGACCGGCCAGATAGGAATCGGCGCTGTTCCAAACGTCTTCGGGATACGCGCGGCTCGCCAGTCTCAAGGCGGCCAACTGGCTGAATGCATCGCCGGCTTGCCGCAACTGGGCTCGTGCCTGACGGGCCGCCTCTCGACCTTCGACGGTTGACGAGCGGCCCACGTCGTGCGTCAAAGCCGCCGCCCAGGCTTGATGCGCTTCGGCGGCCAATTCGATTTGCTTCTCGCGCG is a genomic window containing:
- a CDS encoding ATP-binding protein; the protein is MTRSLTFADPTSLDASADLETVLAAWHGATVRLEQTHEALRNEVQRLTHELEIKNRELARKSRLADIGQMASHVAHEVRNSLVPVTLYLSLLRRRLSDDSGSRDIVEKIAVGFMDLEATVNDLLQFTADRDPCWQRIEVRNLVEEVLGSLAPQFVAQSIETILDVPHQQMVTADREMLRRAVLNLSLNALDAMPDGGRLFITTYFGPDGLELEIADTGPGLSEQAQRRAFEPFFTTKSNGTGLGLAIVDRIAEVHGGDVAAANCPEGGAAFTIRIPTRRLEAAA
- the flgC gene encoding flagellar basal body rod protein FlgC produces the protein MFTSLDISTSALIAQRTRMDAISGNIANLSTTRNEAGEAVPYQPRFVVFKTDEQTKTPEGAVGVRVDSVETSQKEPLWRYQPGHPDAQHEGPHKGYVAYPNIDMTTEFVDSLNATRAYEANIGVIEASKSMFGQALKIIG
- the fliE gene encoding flagellar hook-basal body complex protein FliE, yielding MNTIGKLSTAASSAAAPLGAASLGGAGAAKESGEGSFKNLLLDSIKQVNTMQQDADHAVENLFTGGDVDPAQVLTAVQKADIAFRMMMQIRNKLTSAFQEIKGIQI
- the flgB gene encoding flagellar basal body rod protein FlgB produces the protein MLPTLFNSTTIPILEKVIGFSEARHNVLAGNIANLDTPGYRAKDLSPALFQSQLKEAIETRHQQAAEPGGANPLGGTAADSEDPFAGVRETMKSLVYHDQSDNDLERQVAELTKNQMQYNLAVTIMTNQFRLLQSAISEQA
- a CDS encoding sigma-54 dependent transcriptional regulator; protein product: MNAKTIELAVATPSVAGRVLVVDDHLQARESMADVLRHAGHQVECLASAAEALKGLERESFDVVITDLQMPGMSGLEFIHHLERRPHGAQVLMVTAHASVASAVDAMRHGAFDYIEKPFDVEQLEQLVARAIQHGRLLDRRPTVQQPGQFGPVTMIGASQAMQAMRSRIQQVARTSETVLITGESGTGKELVARSVHAASDRAAAPLVSLNCPVLSVHLMESELFGHERGAFTGADNPRTGRFELADGGTILLDEITEIDLSLQAKLLRVLQERTFEKVGSSATREVDVRVLATTNRDLRQEVAAGRFREDLYYRLAVVPLVVPPLRERREDVAELAEHFLWRAAARLHREPCALERGALDLLINYRWPGNVRELENIITRASVLNLGNPISADELRDWLIDGPAGTAGHQRPIASATDDSIEVGLNLDDMERKLIEATLERFNGHRAKTAQALGIGIRTLSGKLKAYGYAPRAKAFGEVQSAKYEVRKI